Within the Melitaea cinxia chromosome 27, ilMelCinx1.1, whole genome shotgun sequence genome, the region GCCTGTTTTATATCCTCCAGATAAACTATCAATCAATAGGTTATGCGCTAGATTCACTTTACCAGGAAGTGGTGCCACTGTTTAGTGGACTacatcattaaattaaatattgtataattcatatttagtcaataaaatgtattattatgaagttaaatttgttttagttgTCTACCATCGTACTGGCATCTTGTCAAAGAAACGACGCCATTTTGAGGAATGATTTTGACGGACCTCACGCTGATGGCTCCTACAAATGGGCGATACAGactggtatttttttttcattagaaATCGCATACAGAAAATTCtcttttatcatatttaaatacaacatTTTCTAAATATCAATACAGCagatttcaaataattaatcaGTTAAATTAGGCTTGTTAATATtctaaatagaattaaaaatttaatttagaaggTACcccttgttttttattttatttattaagattcaCCAATGGAAAGTATATTTGTTCCTATGCGGTTTCTTCCgcataatttgaagaaaaaaaaaaaacgtaagaaaatattatttagtctataaccttcttcgataaataggctatctaacacaaaaaaaaaaacaattcaaaccagcagttcctgagattatcGAGTTAAGAAAAAAGACagaatctttataatattaataacaactaataataactaaaaactgATCTACGACTATGACCAAATACTGCATATTCTTTTTCAGAAGGTGGTATTTATCACGAGCAGCGAGGCTCGGTGCAGGCGAACCCTGAACCCAGTCTCCTGGTGGAGGGGCAGTACCAGTACACCGCGCCAGATGGACAGGTGAATCACCTATTTTATGCTCTATGTATCTAATGCTTTTGATACTACGGAACTTATTGCTATTATAATATGTAGGCGTATAACTTTCACACGGCtccaaaaaagaattatccttCTTTTACTTTTGTTCGTTTACATCAAAACAAGGTTTATTTAAAACTGactaattaactgaggtagggcacagcaggaatttcctgctcaaaatatggagcagcccgactggggtagtacctcgaccttacagaagatcacagcaaaataatactgttttcaagcagtattgtgttcctgttggtgagtaaggtgaccagagctcctggggggattggggattgggtcggcaaagcgcttgcgatgcttctggtgttgcaggcgtctataagctacggtaatcgcttaccatcaggtgagccgtacgcttgtttgccgacctagtgatataaaaaaaaagaaaataaaattttaatcgataaattcataaaaaaatgcaaCGGTAAATAGCTGCTTAGCTATACAATaacctaaaattattattttataataatgtaattttccaGGTGATCAACTTGCTGTACAAGGCAGACGAGAACGGCTTCCATCCGGTGGGAGAACACCTGCCCACGCCACCCCCCATCCCCCCTCAAATACAGCGCGCCCTGGACTATTTAGCGTCGTTACCACCAAGAGATTATAACTAGTGACTAAAGattgattaaaatgttatatattaaataagtcaTTTTATTTGTGTGCTAGATATTCCGTTTGGTTTACCGGTGTTTCTATGGATAttcattagaaataaattaaagtttacatgtattatttaagtcttaacataaaaattaccTATATCTTACCTAATATCAAGAgcattttttggtaaatattttgGGAATTAACACAGACAACATTAGGAATTATTGGATAAGGTTAAAgtgattagatttttttataccgCTGCAGTGCCAAACAAGCTTTCAGAACTCATGACAATACGCGGTTACAGACGATAGACGCCTGCATTACCAGAATCCGTACCCCGGCTATCACCACAACGCAACCCTAAGCGCTCTGGCAAGAACGCTTGCTTGCCGACAtagtcgtttaaaaaaattaggataCAAGCGAGAGGCATTAAGTTCATATAAGGTTAACAtacatatactcatatataaggtatatatataacaacatatacccatacatttattattatataggtattatattcgactagcccgttggcgcagtttgtagtgaccctgctttctgctccgggggttgtgggttcgattcccaccccgagtctgggtttaatatatatatttatatatgtattttttctatgtatattcatcaaaaaaaaaatctataccagtcggctgttaccaagcattaagttgcttaccataggaacagacgaccgtgtgtgtaatgtgtagatatttatttatttaattattataactataatgtgattttctaattattaattaaaagaaaaaaacaaccaaataaaaacaaaaaatatgaatattacatttttttattcttacctTCAGAAAACATGTCACActtaaaaaatcatcgaaaataCAAAagtcatacaaaattttatttaattatatttacaaagataaaaacaaaaatatattttaaattacaaaaacaaaaatcctaataactaaaattaatcattaacacaagaaaaaaatcATGAGGTAACTAAATGGACgccttaaaacattaataataggaaaaaataaaaataaaagtttaaatgtcAATGAAACGTCAAAAAGCGAAAtctatttaaatgaattaatcataattatcataatgtttattaaagaaaggtattaactttaattttatcaaatacatctcttttgataactttgattctttaaaaaaaaagtcaaactgACATATCAAAAAAGCGCGaaacttttattacaattttaaccaGAAGAGGAAGAACTTTTATTACAAACGTAACTTAtttgtacttattattattattaaaatatatttctaaaacatcttcattagaattaaattaagtcttgtcataaatatcaaaataaacattcaaaTCAAAATGCGATTTTGAACGGATAGTTCCTATGTGTGTCTCCcatcctgaaaaaaaaataattttattgaccaAGGGACGAAATTCAGGAATTTGAGActtcgattaaaaagaaaaagtctGCCTTCATAATTCGAagacaacatatttttaatcaaaaaaaataaaaaataaaaatataaataaacacaaattagTTAGgtattttatagtattaaatttaacttcACTTCGTTCATCTTAATAGGTGGTAAGTAATGTAATGATAAAAGCAGAGATAATAAacaagtaaaagtaaaaaataaataaataatatgaaccataaatataataaaataaaaacttttttatatttagtgataattgtaattattacacTCACCCCTGGAAAGTGAATGACCGTTTGTTCCTATTTAGCGCGTTCAACGCA harbors:
- the LOC123666745 gene encoding endocuticle structural glycoprotein ABD-4-like; amino-acid sequence: MKITIVIFLLSTIVLASCQRNDAILRNDFDGPHADGSYKWAIQTEGGIYHEQRGSVQANPEPSLLVEGQYQYTAPDGQVINLLYKADENGFHPVGEHLPTPPPIPPQIQRALDYLASLPPRDYN